Proteins from one Hoplias malabaricus isolate fHopMal1 chromosome 2, fHopMal1.hap1, whole genome shotgun sequence genomic window:
- the LOC136687478 gene encoding C-type lectin domain family 4 member E-like isoform X2 yields the protein MTMWAALRTDEMTVVIYKCADSVTSQKTCPKKEFTNTQWETTTQPPVVTARGKCGRLAAICLGLLSLLLITNILLYMYYNKVNDNLTEENIILQTRYDSLVKRIERRYFKDWKKNGSSFYFFSRGKETWEESRQNCSERGADLVIINNKEEQMFLIDQYNGSTFWIGLTDKEIENTWKWVDGQLLTEEFWRKGEPNNADKRENCAVFTVEPVESDQKTWNDFPCFKLQNWVCEFNLTNIRNV from the exons ATGACGATGTGGGCAGCTTTGAGGACAGATGAGATGACAgttgttatttataaatgtgcAGATTCTGTTACATCTCAGAAAACCTGCCCAAAGAAGGAATTTACCAACACACAGTGGGAGACAACAACACAGCCCCCAG TTGTTACAGCAAGAGGCAAATGTGGCAGACTGGCTGCAATCTGTTTGGGTCTGCTGTCTCTTCTTCTGATCACTAACATCCTGCTCTACATGTATT ACAATAAGGTGAATGATAATCTGACGGAGGAAAATATAATCTTACAAACAAGATATGACAGTTTAGTGAAACGTATTG AGAGAAGATACTTTAAGGACTGGAAGAAGAATGGGAGCAGTTTTTACTTTTTCTCCCGTGGAAAGGAAACCTGGGAGGAGAGCAGACAAAACTGCAGTGAGAGAGGAGCAGATCTGGTGATCATAAACAATAAAGAGGAACAA ATGTTTCTCATTGACCAATATAACGGCAGCACATTCTGGATTGGTCTGACTGATAAAGAAATTGAAAACACATGGAAATGGGTGGATGGCCAACTTCTGACTGAAGA ATTCTGGAGGAAAGGTGAACCCAATAATGCTGATAAACGTGAGAACTGTGCAGTTTTCACAGTTGAACCAGTTGAATCCGATCAGAAAACATGGAACGATTTTCCCTGCTTTAAGTTACAAAACTGGGTCTGTGAATTCAATCTGACAAACATAAGAAATGTCTAG
- the LOC136687478 gene encoding CD209 antigen-like protein E isoform X1: MTMWAALRTDEMTVVIYKCADSVTSQKTCPKKEFTNTQWETTTQPPVVTARGKCGRLAAICLGLLSLLLITNILLYMYYNKVNDNLTEENIILQTRYDSLVKRIDINKNQTENLIETNLILQTRYDRLLKHIERRYFKDWKKNGSSFYFFSRGKETWEESRQNCSERGADLVIINNKEEQMFLIDQYNGSTFWIGLTDKEIENTWKWVDGQLLTEEFWRKGEPNNADKRENCAVFTVEPVESDQKTWNDFPCFKLQNWVCEFNLTNIRNV, from the exons ATGACGATGTGGGCAGCTTTGAGGACAGATGAGATGACAgttgttatttataaatgtgcAGATTCTGTTACATCTCAGAAAACCTGCCCAAAGAAGGAATTTACCAACACACAGTGGGAGACAACAACACAGCCCCCAG TTGTTACAGCAAGAGGCAAATGTGGCAGACTGGCTGCAATCTGTTTGGGTCTGCTGTCTCTTCTTCTGATCACTAACATCCTGCTCTACATGTATT ACAATAAGGTGAATGATAATCTGACGGAGGAAAATATAATCTTACAAACAAGATATGACAGTTTAGTGAAACGTATTG acataaataaaaaccaaactGAGAATCTGATTGAGACTAATCTCATCTTACAAACCAGATATGATCGTTTATTAAAGCATATTG AGAGAAGATACTTTAAGGACTGGAAGAAGAATGGGAGCAGTTTTTACTTTTTCTCCCGTGGAAAGGAAACCTGGGAGGAGAGCAGACAAAACTGCAGTGAGAGAGGAGCAGATCTGGTGATCATAAACAATAAAGAGGAACAA ATGTTTCTCATTGACCAATATAACGGCAGCACATTCTGGATTGGTCTGACTGATAAAGAAATTGAAAACACATGGAAATGGGTGGATGGCCAACTTCTGACTGAAGA ATTCTGGAGGAAAGGTGAACCCAATAATGCTGATAAACGTGAGAACTGTGCAGTTTTCACAGTTGAACCAGTTGAATCCGATCAGAAAACATGGAACGATTTTCCCTGCTTTAAGTTACAAAACTGGGTCTGTGAATTCAATCTGACAAACATAAGAAATGTCTAG
- the LOC136675797 gene encoding C-type lectin domain family 4 member E-like, with amino-acid sequence MVNIVYTIHKKKKNENLTETNLILQTRYDSLLKHIERSCFKDWKKNGSSFYIFSSGKETWEESRQNCIERGADLVVINNKEEQMFLIDQYKGSTFWIGLTDKEIENTWKWADGQLLTEEFWRKGEPNNANEGENCVVFTVEPVESENMD; translated from the exons ATGGTAAATATAGTCTATACAAT acataaaaaaaaaaaaaatgagaatcTGACTGAGACAAATCTCATCTTACAAACCAGATATGACAGTTTATTAAAGCATATTG AGAGAAGCTGCTTTAAGGACTGGAAGAAGAATGGGAGcagtttttacattttctccAGTGGAAAGGAAACCTGGGAGGAGAGCAGACAGAACTGCATTGAGAGAGGAGCAGATCTGGTGGTCATAAACAATAAAGAGGAACAG ATGTTTCTCATTGACCAATATAAAGGCAGCACATTCTGGATTGGTCTGACTGATAAAGAAATTGAAAACACATGGAAATGGGCCGATGGGCAACTGCTGACTGAAGA ATTCTGGAGGAAAGGTGAACCCAATAATGCTAATGAAGGTGAGAACTGTGTAGTTTTCACAGTTGAACCAGTTGAATCAGAAAACATGGACTGA